One window from the genome of Streptococcus salivarius encodes:
- a CDS encoding DEAD/DEAH box helicase, with protein sequence MKFTDLNLSEDIQSAVVAAGFEKPSPIQELTIPLALEGKDVIGQAQTGTGKTAAFGLPTLDKIRTEENTIQALVIAPTRELAVQSQEELFRFGRDKGVKVRSVYGGSSIEKQIKALRSGAHIVVGTPGRLLDLIKRKALKLNNIETLILDEADEMLNMGFLEDIEAIISRVPEERQTLLFSATMPDAIKRIGVQFMKDPEHVKIKAKELTNVNVDQYFIRVKEQEKFDTMTRLMDVDQPELSIVFGRTKRRVDELTRGLKLRGFRAEGIHGDLDQNKRLRVIRDFKNDQIDILVATDVAARGLDISGVTHVYNYDIPQDPESYVHRIGRTGRAGQSGQSITFVAPNEMGYLGIIENLTKKRMKGLKPPTAQEAFQAKKKVALKKIERDFADEAIRSNFDKFKGDAVKLAQEFTPEELALYILSLTVQDPETMPEVEIAREKPLPFKPSGGGFGGKGGKGGRSNRGRDNNRRGGYRGDRNRDDRDGGRRDFKRKSKKNSRDFENHGNKRPHRTSSEKKNGFVIRNKGDK encoded by the coding sequence TTGAAATTTACAGATTTAAACCTATCAGAAGACATCCAATCAGCTGTTGTAGCTGCCGGTTTTGAAAAGCCATCACCTATCCAAGAGTTGACGATTCCACTGGCTCTTGAAGGTAAGGATGTTATCGGTCAGGCCCAAACTGGTACTGGTAAAACAGCTGCCTTTGGTTTGCCGACCCTAGATAAAATTCGTACAGAAGAAAATACAATCCAAGCCCTTGTGATTGCCCCAACACGTGAGTTGGCAGTGCAATCTCAAGAAGAGCTTTTCCGTTTTGGCCGTGATAAGGGCGTTAAGGTTCGCTCAGTCTACGGTGGCTCTAGTATTGAGAAACAAATTAAGGCCCTCCGTTCAGGTGCCCACATTGTTGTAGGGACACCAGGTCGTCTCCTTGACCTTATCAAACGTAAAGCTCTGAAACTCAATAATATCGAGACTTTAATTTTGGATGAAGCTGATGAAATGCTTAACATGGGCTTCCTTGAAGATATTGAAGCTATCATTAGCCGAGTACCAGAAGAACGTCAAACCCTTCTTTTCTCAGCAACTATGCCTGATGCCATCAAACGTATTGGTGTGCAGTTCATGAAAGATCCTGAGCATGTGAAAATCAAGGCTAAAGAATTAACAAATGTTAACGTTGACCAATACTTTATCCGAGTGAAGGAACAAGAGAAGTTTGATACCATGACCCGCCTTATGGACGTTGACCAACCAGAATTGTCAATTGTCTTTGGACGTACCAAACGTCGTGTGGATGAGTTGACACGTGGTTTGAAACTTCGTGGTTTCCGTGCAGAAGGTATCCACGGTGACCTTGACCAAAATAAGCGTCTTCGTGTTATCCGTGACTTCAAGAACGACCAAATCGATATTTTGGTTGCGACAGACGTTGCAGCGCGTGGTCTTGACATTTCAGGTGTCACTCACGTCTACAACTACGATATTCCACAAGATCCAGAAAGCTACGTTCACCGTATTGGACGTACAGGACGTGCAGGCCAATCAGGTCAATCTATTACTTTCGTAGCACCAAATGAAATGGGTTACTTGGGAATTATCGAAAACTTGACTAAGAAACGCATGAAAGGTCTTAAGCCACCAACAGCTCAAGAAGCCTTCCAAGCTAAGAAGAAAGTTGCCCTTAAGAAAATCGAACGTGACTTTGCGGATGAAGCTATCCGTTCTAACTTTGACAAGTTCAAAGGTGATGCGGTTAAATTGGCTCAAGAATTCACTCCTGAAGAATTGGCACTTTACATCTTGAGCTTGACCGTTCAAGACCCAGAGACAATGCCAGAAGTGGAAATTGCTCGTGAAAAACCATTGCCATTCAAACCATCAGGTGGTGGCTTTGGTGGTAAAGGCGGCAAAGGTGGCCGTAGCAACCGTGGTCGCGATAACAACCGTCGTGGTGGATACCGTGGCGACCGTAACCGCGATGACCGAGACGGTGGCCGTCGTGACTTCAAACGCAAGTCTAAGAAGAATAGCCGTGACTTCGAAAACCATGGCAACAAACGCCCACACCGTACCTCAAGCGAGAAGAAAAACGGCTTTGTTATCCGTAACAAGGGTGATAAATAA
- a CDS encoding magnesium transporter CorA family protein, translated as MFIEKELGYKRHWINIDSDIISEQSYLYTKYDIDQETIEYALDKNERAHMDYNRETGTITFIYNVLALEKDKEHYETIPLTFIVQDTRLVTISNEDNAYVISKMQDYVDNHEDLSIYKLLFAGLEMISNAYYPVIERLDQQKDEVSRRLRQTTTSKNLYDLSDLETGMVYLVAAATQNRLLLEHIKGHAIYRRLNEVEKEQFDDAMIEARQLVAMTDLISKVLQQLSGSYNNILNNNLNNNLSNLTIIEVLLGVLAVITGFFGMNVPLPFMTVSLAWIFIIIGSAILCLVLARYLRWLVHK; from the coding sequence ATGTTTATTGAAAAAGAACTGGGTTATAAGCGTCACTGGATTAATATTGACTCAGATATTATTTCTGAGCAATCCTATCTTTATACCAAGTATGATATTGATCAGGAAACCATAGAGTATGCCTTGGATAAAAATGAACGAGCCCACATGGATTACAACCGTGAGACTGGGACAATCACCTTTATCTATAATGTTCTGGCGCTTGAAAAGGACAAGGAACACTATGAAACCATTCCTCTGACCTTTATTGTTCAAGATACACGTTTGGTGACCATTAGTAACGAGGATAACGCTTATGTGATAAGCAAGATGCAAGATTATGTGGATAACCATGAGGATTTGTCTATCTACAAATTGCTCTTTGCAGGACTTGAGATGATTTCAAATGCCTACTATCCCGTCATTGAACGTTTGGATCAGCAAAAGGATGAGGTTAGTCGACGCCTAAGACAGACAACGACAAGTAAGAATCTTTACGACCTTTCAGATTTGGAAACAGGCATGGTCTATTTGGTGGCTGCAGCCACACAAAACCGTCTTCTATTGGAACACATCAAGGGGCACGCCATTTATCGTCGTCTCAATGAGGTCGAAAAAGAACAGTTTGATGATGCCATGATTGAAGCTAGACAGTTAGTAGCCATGACGGACCTCATTTCTAAGGTCTTACAGCAATTATCAGGTTCTTATAACAATATCCTAAACAACAACCTGAACAACAACTTGAGCAATCTGACCATTATTGAGGTACTCTTGGGAGTGCTTGCCGTTATTACCGGTTTCTTTGGGATGAATGTTCCTCTACCGTTTATGACTGTCAGTCTAGCCTGGATTTTCATCATTATCGGTAGTGCAATTCTTTGTTTGGTCTTGGCCCGCTACTTGCGTTGGTTGGTCCATAAATAA